AAGAACCAATATTCAGGCTATTCGTGACCGCCGTGCTCCGTATGCCAATGTGCCCCAGTACATCTACTGGAGAAACAATGGTGAAGAAATTCAATACTTCGCTGGCGCTACAGCACCTGCTACTGCGCAACCATTTTGGCGGCCTACACAAGTGCCATCGCCAACCACCGGTTGGACCCGCACTGATTGGGCGCAGCAACTCACCAGCAATCAGATCGACAGTAAACCATTGTGGCAAGGTTTCGCCTCATTCTTTACCCCCGGCAAAAGCGAATTGTTTCCATTCGATCAAGGAACACTCTCTTCTTATCAGGGTAAGTTGAAACAGAACCCCGGCTATTAATGCGATACGTTTCGATTGTTTGGTAACCAGCTCCTTCAGTGTACTGCACTGAAGGAGCCAATTTTTATAGCATGAGAGTAGGATGGATGTTAGGGATGTGTTGTATGGTGCTGGCTTGTAGTGCTCAACCGAAACTGCAAGTACAAGAAGTTGCATTGGCATTTCCCGGTGCAGAAGGATTTGGCAAGTACACAACCGGTGGCCGTGGCGGTAAAGTGTATGTGGTTGACAATCTCAATGATGCAGGGCCGGGTAGTTTCAGAGAAGCCGCTGAGGCAAAAGGCAAACGAATGATTGTGTTTGCCGTGTCGGGCACCATTCATCTTCAATCTAAACTGGTTATCAACGGGCATGCAACCATTGCCGGTCAAACGGCTCCGGGCGATGGAATTTGCATTGCTGATCACAACGTATCGCTGAATGGAGACAATATCATTTTACGCTACATGCGTTTTCGCATGGGCGACCGCTACCAAAGCCAGGCAGGTATGGTAGATGGCAGTGGAGGAGATGATGCTTTTAGCGGTGGTCGTCGCAAAAATGTCATCATCGATCATTGCAGTTTCAGCTGGAGTACAGATGAAGTTTTTTCTATGTATGGAGGTGATAGTGTAAGCATTCAATGGAACATCATTGCAGAGCCGCTTAACTATTCTTATCATTTTGAAACAGGCGATAAAGACTGGGAACATCACGGGTATGGTGGGATTTGGGGTGGAGCTCATTTATCGGCACACCACAATGTATTTGCGCATTGTGTGAGCCGTACACCCCGCTTCAACGGTACACGGCTTGGTGCTAGTATCGAGTTGGTCGACTTTAGAAACAACCTCATTTACAACTGGGGTGGCAACAATGTATATGGTGGAGAAGCAGGCCGATACAATGTAGTGGGTAATTATTACAAACCCGGCCCTGCAACGGGTAAAAAAGTAACCGGCCGCATTGTAAATCCTACCCGCAACGAACAAGTTGGCTTCGGTAAATTTTTTGTTGACGGAAATACAGTGGAAGGATATCCGGCGGTGAGTATGACCAATTTGCAAGGCATTCATATTGGTGACGGCAAAGCGCCATTCAGTGCCGATAGTATTGTGATGCAACAACCATTTGATGTGTTGGCCATTACGCCGCAATCATCCATAGATGCATACAAAGCCATGCTGAAGCATGCAGGAGCCAGCCACAGCAGAGATACTTTGGATGCACGTATTCTGCAAAATATTGTAAAGGGAGATGGTAATATCATTGATGTTCAAGGTGGCTATCCGCATGGTACAGCGTATGAAAAAACAGTAACTGCATGGCCTGCATTGAAAGCATTGCCAGCACCATTGGACACGGATAAAGATGGTATGCCTGATGCTTGGGAAATAAAAAATGGATTGGATAAAAACAATCCGCAAGATGCTGTTGCTTTCGGTCTGTCGAAATGGTATTGTAACCTTGAAGTGTACATGAACAGCCTGCTAAAAAACTAAACTCAATTGTTGGTTACGCAAATACATGGATGATGAATACACGCCACTTGTACACAACTTTCGGAATGCTGATGGCAGCCTTACTCTTGTGGGCATTTCAAGCGAAGCGTTCTCCAATTAAAATCTTTTTGGCCGGCGATTCTACCATGAGTATCAAAGAGCAGAAAGCCTATCCTGAAGCCGGTTGGGGCATGCCTTTTCTGCATTTCTGGGATTCATCTGTTACAGTGGTAAACAAAGCAAAGAATGGTCGCAGCAGCCGCACTT
The Phnomibacter ginsenosidimutans genome window above contains:
- a CDS encoding pectate lyase family protein, whose amino-acid sequence is MRVGWMLGMCCMVLACSAQPKLQVQEVALAFPGAEGFGKYTTGGRGGKVYVVDNLNDAGPGSFREAAEAKGKRMIVFAVSGTIHLQSKLVINGHATIAGQTAPGDGICIADHNVSLNGDNIILRYMRFRMGDRYQSQAGMVDGSGGDDAFSGGRRKNVIIDHCSFSWSTDEVFSMYGGDSVSIQWNIIAEPLNYSYHFETGDKDWEHHGYGGIWGGAHLSAHHNVFAHCVSRTPRFNGTRLGASIELVDFRNNLIYNWGGNNVYGGEAGRYNVVGNYYKPGPATGKKVTGRIVNPTRNEQVGFGKFFVDGNTVEGYPAVSMTNLQGIHIGDGKAPFSADSIVMQQPFDVLAITPQSSIDAYKAMLKHAGASHSRDTLDARILQNIVKGDGNIIDVQGGYPHGTAYEKTVTAWPALKALPAPLDTDKDGMPDAWEIKNGLDKNNPQDAVAFGLSKWYCNLEVYMNSLLKN